A genomic segment from Amycolatopsis camponoti encodes:
- a CDS encoding AMP-binding protein — protein MTDHNLVHRVNVGDALTRVAFAHPEALAVVDGERRWTYGEFDTWVNRFAHGLRDRGYTTGDVLALASANSAEFLAVYYACAKLGVVCVPINLGWRADEVAYVLGHSQARGIVVERQLAGVIAPAVPEGTDVFLAPGTGGEASGTDLDDVLSDDTTSPEVVVEDRAPLSYLYTSGTTAAPKGVVGTHLGIHLESMSAALDSGWRADDRFVAMMPMFHTAQLNAFCTPAIVVGAAIFVHRGFDPDAFLATIEREKITQVFGLPMMYRAALEHPSFGARDLSSLRRAVYAMAPMPEAQIKACLDGFRCDFALLFGQTEMSPITTLFRPEHQLSHVGAVGTPLTGVQVGIMDPDGKLLPRGEQGEIVYRAPSTMQEYLRNPEATAEAFRHGWFHSGDVGRFGPDGVLWFADRYKDVIKTGGENVASIEVERAVYDTEPDVAEVVVVGLPHERWTEAITAVVVPKPGTRIDAEGLRLRLKDRLDGYKVPKAVIVADELPRTSTGKIQKNVVRERHAGHYGGAE, from the coding sequence ATGACGGACCACAACCTCGTCCACCGGGTCAACGTCGGCGACGCGCTCACCCGCGTCGCGTTCGCCCACCCGGAGGCCCTCGCCGTGGTCGACGGCGAGCGCCGCTGGACCTACGGCGAGTTCGACACGTGGGTCAACCGGTTCGCCCACGGCCTGCGGGACCGCGGGTACACGACCGGTGACGTCCTCGCGCTGGCGTCGGCCAACAGCGCCGAGTTCCTCGCCGTCTACTACGCTTGCGCGAAGCTCGGGGTCGTCTGCGTCCCGATCAACCTCGGCTGGCGCGCCGACGAAGTCGCTTACGTACTCGGGCATTCGCAGGCCCGCGGCATCGTCGTGGAGCGTCAGCTCGCCGGGGTCATCGCACCTGCGGTGCCCGAAGGGACCGACGTGTTCCTCGCGCCCGGCACCGGCGGCGAAGCCTCCGGGACGGATCTCGACGACGTGCTTTCCGACGACACCACCTCACCCGAGGTCGTCGTCGAGGACCGCGCTCCACTGTCCTATCTGTACACCTCCGGGACCACGGCGGCCCCGAAGGGCGTCGTCGGCACGCACCTGGGGATCCACCTGGAGTCGATGTCGGCCGCCCTCGACTCCGGCTGGCGCGCCGACGACCGGTTCGTCGCGATGATGCCGATGTTCCACACCGCGCAGCTCAACGCCTTCTGCACGCCCGCGATCGTCGTCGGCGCCGCGATCTTCGTCCACCGCGGCTTCGACCCGGACGCGTTCCTCGCCACGATCGAACGCGAGAAGATCACCCAGGTCTTCGGCCTGCCGATGATGTACCGCGCGGCCCTGGAGCACCCGTCGTTCGGCGCGCGGGACCTGTCCTCGCTGCGGCGAGCCGTCTACGCGATGGCGCCGATGCCGGAGGCGCAGATCAAGGCGTGCCTCGACGGCTTCCGCTGCGACTTCGCGCTGCTGTTCGGCCAGACCGAGATGAGCCCGATCACCACGCTCTTCCGCCCCGAGCACCAGCTCTCGCACGTCGGCGCGGTCGGCACCCCGCTCACCGGCGTCCAGGTCGGGATCATGGACCCGGACGGGAAGCTGCTGCCGCGTGGCGAGCAGGGCGAGATCGTCTACCGGGCGCCGTCGACCATGCAGGAGTACCTGCGCAACCCCGAGGCCACGGCCGAGGCGTTCCGGCACGGCTGGTTCCACTCCGGCGACGTCGGGCGGTTCGGGCCGGACGGGGTGCTGTGGTTCGCCGACCGGTACAAGGACGTCATCAAGACCGGCGGCGAGAACGTCGCCTCGATCGAGGTCGAGCGGGCGGTCTACGACACCGAGCCGGACGTCGCCGAGGTCGTGGTCGTCGGGCTGCCGCACGAACGCTGGACCGAGGCCATCACGGCGGTGGTCGTGCCCAAACCCGGGACGCGGATCGACGCCGAGGGCCTGCGGCTGCGCTTGAAGGACCGCCTGGACGGCTACAAGGTGCCGAAGGCCGTGATCGTCGCCGACGAGCTGCCGCGCACGTCCACCGGGAAGATCCAGAAGAACGTGGTCCGGGAGCGGCACGCCGGGCACTACGGGGGAGCGGAATGA
- a CDS encoding acyl-CoA carboxylase subunit beta: MTVLKSLLDVTAESYATNRKAQLEALAKLEEQLELAVAGGGERYVRRHRDRGKLPVRERLELLLDPDSPFLELSALAAWGTDFTVGASVLTGIGVVSDVECVVIGHDPTVRGGAMNPYSLRKTLRALEIARVNRLPVVNLVESGGADLPTQADLFVPAGRIFHELTELSSLGIPTLAIVFGNSTAGGAYVPGMCDYAVLVDRQAKVFLGGPPLVKMATGEEADDESLGGAEMHSRVSGLSDYFAVDERDAIRLGRRVLSRINWRKLGPGPTRTPEPPRFDPEEILGIVPPDTKVPFDPREILARTVDGSDFDEYKPLYGTSLVTGWASIHGYPVGVLANHRGVLFSEEAKKASEFILLANQTDVPLVFLQNTTGYMVGTRYEQGGIIKDGAKMINAVTNSTVPHLTVNMASSFGAGNYGMSGRAYDPRLMFAWPGAKLAVMGAPQLAGVMSIVGRASAASQGREFDEEADRTRTAAIESQIERESHAFAVTARLYDDGIVDPRDTRDVLGMSLSAVHSNRVEGRRGFGVFRM, encoded by the coding sequence ATGACGGTCCTGAAATCCCTGCTCGACGTCACGGCCGAGAGCTACGCGACCAACCGGAAGGCCCAGCTGGAGGCACTGGCCAAGCTGGAGGAACAGCTGGAGCTGGCCGTCGCCGGCGGCGGGGAGCGGTACGTCCGGCGGCACCGCGACCGCGGGAAGCTCCCGGTCCGCGAACGCCTCGAACTGCTGCTGGACCCGGACAGCCCGTTCCTGGAGCTGTCCGCGCTCGCCGCGTGGGGCACCGACTTCACGGTCGGCGCCTCGGTGCTCACCGGCATCGGCGTGGTGTCCGATGTGGAGTGCGTGGTCATCGGGCACGACCCGACCGTCCGCGGCGGGGCGATGAACCCGTACTCGCTGCGGAAGACGTTGCGGGCGCTGGAGATCGCCCGCGTCAACCGGCTGCCGGTGGTCAACCTCGTCGAGTCCGGCGGTGCCGACCTGCCGACGCAGGCCGACCTCTTCGTGCCCGCCGGGCGGATCTTCCACGAGCTGACCGAGCTGTCCTCGCTGGGCATCCCGACCCTGGCCATCGTGTTCGGCAACTCGACCGCGGGCGGCGCGTACGTGCCCGGCATGTGCGACTACGCGGTGCTCGTCGACCGCCAGGCCAAGGTGTTCCTCGGCGGCCCGCCCCTGGTCAAGATGGCCACGGGGGAGGAGGCCGACGACGAGTCGCTCGGCGGCGCCGAAATGCACTCCCGCGTCTCCGGCCTCTCCGACTACTTCGCGGTGGACGAGCGCGACGCCATCCGGCTGGGCCGGCGCGTCCTGTCCCGGATCAACTGGCGCAAGCTCGGTCCCGGGCCCACGCGCACGCCGGAACCCCCGCGATTCGACCCCGAAGAGATCCTGGGCATCGTGCCGCCGGACACCAAGGTGCCCTTCGACCCGCGGGAGATCCTCGCCCGCACGGTCGACGGCTCCGACTTCGACGAGTACAAGCCGCTCTACGGCACCTCGCTCGTCACGGGCTGGGCGAGTATCCACGGCTATCCCGTCGGCGTGCTCGCCAACCACCGCGGCGTGCTGTTCAGCGAGGAGGCCAAGAAGGCCAGCGAGTTCATCCTGCTCGCCAACCAGACCGACGTCCCGCTGGTGTTCCTGCAGAACACGACCGGCTACATGGTCGGCACGCGGTACGAGCAGGGCGGGATCATCAAGGACGGCGCCAAGATGATCAACGCCGTCACCAACAGCACGGTCCCGCACCTGACCGTCAACATGGCTTCCTCGTTCGGCGCGGGCAACTACGGGATGTCCGGCCGGGCCTACGACCCGCGGCTGATGTTCGCGTGGCCGGGCGCGAAGCTCGCGGTGATGGGCGCGCCGCAGCTCGCCGGCGTGATGTCGATCGTCGGCCGCGCCTCGGCCGCGTCGCAGGGGCGCGAGTTCGACGAAGAGGCCGACCGGACGCGCACGGCGGCGATCGAGAGCCAGATCGAACGCGAGTCGCACGCCTTCGCCGTCACCGCGCGGTTGTACGACGACGGCATCGTCGATCCCCGTGACACCCGGGACGTGCTCGGGATGTCGCTGTCCGCCGTCCACTCCAACCGCGTCGAGGGCCGGCGTGGCTTTGGCGTCTTCCGGATGTGA
- a CDS encoding acetyl/propionyl/methylcrotonyl-CoA carboxylase subunit alpha: MITKLLVANRGEIAARVMRTAHDLGIATVAVYSDPDAGAPFARLADEAVRLPGAAAADTYLRGDLVIAAARATGADAIHPGYGFLSENAGFARDCAEAGITFVGPSPEAIASMGSKVEAKARMDAAGVPVLPGATVTDDTDLAAVAAGIGFPVLVKAAFGGGGRGMRVVHDETALAEAVEGARREAASAFGDGTVFLERFVVDPRHVEVQILGDTHGEVVHLFERECSIQRRYQKIVEECPSPAVDDALRAELGAAAVAAGKAIGYTGAGTVEFVLDRAGRFFFLEVNTRLQVEHPVTELVTGLDLVEQQLRVAEGEPLPPEVLGARIGGHAIEVRLYAEDVPAGFLPATGALHRFRVPSPRGVRVDSGVEDGSVVGPHYDPMLAKVIAHGRTRHEAARSLARALRHAELHGVTTNRDLLVGILGEAEFLAGHTDTGYLTRHDPVALGAPEGGGARQAAAAALARQAGHRREARVLPEMPSGWRNVGGPPQRAGYLAGGETLDVAYSVRRSGLRLTVNGAPLGESVRLVSAAPELVELEIDGVHRAYRVHTRAGTSYVDCPEGSAALAEIPRFADPDAAAAAGSLLAAMPGAVVRVLVAAGDEVVTGQALLVLEAMKMEHTVVAPVDGSVAELRVRLGDQVDTGQVLAVVEE; this comes from the coding sequence ATGATCACGAAACTGCTCGTCGCCAACCGCGGGGAGATCGCCGCCCGGGTCATGCGCACCGCGCACGACCTCGGCATCGCCACCGTGGCGGTGTACTCGGACCCGGACGCCGGCGCGCCCTTCGCCCGGCTCGCCGACGAAGCCGTCCGGCTGCCCGGCGCCGCGGCCGCCGACACCTACCTGCGCGGCGACCTCGTCATCGCCGCCGCCCGGGCCACCGGCGCCGACGCGATCCACCCCGGGTACGGGTTCCTGTCGGAGAACGCCGGGTTCGCCCGTGACTGCGCCGAAGCCGGGATCACGTTCGTCGGGCCGTCCCCGGAGGCCATCGCCTCGATGGGCTCGAAGGTCGAAGCCAAGGCCCGGATGGACGCGGCCGGGGTGCCGGTGCTGCCGGGAGCGACCGTCACCGACGACACCGACCTGGCCGCGGTGGCCGCCGGGATCGGGTTCCCGGTGCTGGTCAAGGCCGCGTTCGGCGGCGGCGGCCGCGGCATGCGCGTGGTCCACGACGAGACCGCGCTCGCCGAGGCCGTCGAGGGCGCCCGCCGCGAAGCCGCGTCGGCGTTCGGCGACGGGACGGTGTTCCTCGAACGGTTCGTGGTCGACCCGCGCCACGTCGAGGTCCAGATCCTCGGCGACACCCACGGCGAGGTGGTGCACCTGTTCGAGCGGGAGTGCTCGATCCAGCGGCGGTACCAGAAGATCGTCGAGGAGTGCCCGTCGCCGGCGGTGGACGACGCCTTGCGCGCCGAGCTGGGCGCCGCGGCCGTCGCCGCCGGGAAGGCCATCGGCTACACCGGCGCGGGCACGGTCGAGTTCGTCCTGGACCGGGCCGGCCGGTTCTTCTTCCTGGAGGTCAACACGCGCCTGCAGGTCGAGCACCCGGTGACCGAGCTGGTCACCGGCCTGGACCTGGTCGAGCAGCAGCTGCGGGTCGCCGAGGGGGAGCCGTTGCCGCCGGAGGTCCTCGGCGCGCGGATCGGCGGGCACGCGATCGAGGTCCGGCTCTACGCCGAGGACGTGCCGGCCGGGTTCCTGCCCGCGACCGGGGCGCTGCACCGCTTCCGCGTCCCGTCGCCGCGCGGGGTCCGCGTCGACTCCGGCGTCGAGGACGGTTCGGTCGTCGGCCCGCACTACGACCCGATGCTGGCGAAGGTGATCGCCCACGGCCGCACCCGGCACGAGGCCGCGCGCAGCCTGGCCCGTGCGCTGCGGCACGCCGAACTCCACGGCGTCACGACGAACCGCGACCTCCTCGTCGGCATCCTGGGGGAGGCCGAGTTCCTGGCCGGCCACACGGACACGGGCTACCTGACCCGGCACGACCCCGTCGCGCTGGGTGCTCCCGAAGGCGGTGGCGCGCGGCAGGCCGCCGCGGCGGCGCTGGCCCGGCAGGCCGGCCACCGCCGGGAGGCCCGGGTCCTGCCCGAGATGCCGTCGGGCTGGCGCAACGTCGGCGGCCCGCCCCAGCGGGCCGGCTACCTCGCCGGTGGCGAAACCCTGGACGTCGCGTACTCGGTCCGCCGGTCCGGGCTCCGGCTCACCGTGAACGGCGCTCCGCTCGGCGAGTCGGTCCGGCTGGTCTCCGCGGCACCCGAGCTGGTCGAGCTGGAGATCGACGGCGTCCACCGCGCCTACCGCGTGCACACCCGTGCCGGAACGTCCTATGTGGATTGTCCCGAGGGTTCGGCCGCGCTGGCCGAAATCCCGCGCTTCGCGGACCCGGACGCCGCCGCGGCCGCCGGATCGTTGCTCGCCGCGATGCCCGGTGCCGTGGTGCGGGTCCTCGTCGCCGCCGGCGACGAAGTCGTGACCGGGCAGGCGCTCCTGGTGCTGGAGGCGATGAAGATGGAGCACACGGTCGTCGCGCCGGTCGACGGCTCGGTCGCCGAGCTGCGCGTGCGCCTGGGCGACCAGGTCGACACCGGTCAGGTGCTGGCGGTGGTGGAAGAGTGA
- a CDS encoding enoyl-CoA hydratase/isomerase family protein, whose protein sequence is MISYEVRNGVAWLTIDRPEARNALSQEVRDGLWAGTRRFVADDSAAVLVLTGAGDKAFCAGGDLKEMAETALEVPPPDFLPQFGRNIDVPKPTIAAVNGVAYAGGFLLAQQCDLVVAAEHARFAVTEVKLGRGAPWAAPLSWLVPPRIALEILLTGDPLDAHRAREAGLVNDVVPLAQLRSRAQELAERIAANAPLSVRAAKQTAYLSRADAYERAEEIWAPVYRSRDAQEGPAAFREKRTPVWEGR, encoded by the coding sequence GTGATTTCCTACGAGGTGCGCAACGGCGTCGCCTGGCTGACGATCGACCGCCCCGAAGCGCGCAACGCCCTGTCCCAAGAGGTCCGGGACGGCCTGTGGGCCGGGACCCGGCGGTTCGTCGCCGACGACTCGGCCGCCGTGCTCGTGCTGACCGGGGCCGGGGACAAGGCGTTCTGCGCCGGCGGTGACCTCAAGGAGATGGCCGAGACGGCGCTCGAGGTCCCGCCGCCGGACTTCCTGCCGCAGTTCGGCCGGAACATCGACGTCCCCAAGCCCACGATCGCCGCGGTCAACGGCGTCGCGTACGCCGGCGGGTTCCTGCTGGCCCAGCAGTGCGACCTCGTCGTCGCGGCCGAGCACGCCCGGTTCGCGGTGACCGAGGTGAAGCTGGGCCGGGGCGCGCCGTGGGCGGCTCCGCTGTCGTGGCTCGTGCCGCCGCGGATCGCCCTGGAGATCCTGCTCACCGGCGACCCGCTCGACGCGCACCGGGCGCGCGAGGCCGGCTTGGTGAACGACGTCGTCCCGTTGGCGCAGCTGCGTTCCCGGGCCCAGGAGCTGGCCGAACGGATCGCGGCCAACGCGCCGCTGTCGGTGCGGGCGGCGAAACAGACCGCCTACCTCTCGCGCGCCGACGCCTACGAGCGGGCCGAAGAGATCTGGGCGCCGGTGTACCGCTCGCGCGACGCCCAGGAGGGGCCCGCCGCGTTCCGCGAGAAGCGCACCCCCGTGTGGGAAGGACGCTGA
- a CDS encoding TIGR03084 family metal-binding protein has protein sequence MAVSLDLLLDDLLAETADVDAMVAPLDDVGIARPTPAAGWTVRDQVTHLAFFDEAATRAAVDPGGFRQAAEALMAGGADFPDRVAAQHAELTADEVRAWFTRARSAFVTAFRGRDPRARLPWYGPDMSVASSVTARIMETWAHGQDIADTLGARREPTDRLRHIAHLGVSTTAFCFRLHGRPVPDVPIRVELLAPSGPLWTWGPADAADRVEGTALDFCLTVTQRRHVDDTALVVSGPVAREWIGIAQAFAGAPGPGRERARA, from the coding sequence GTGGCCGTCTCCCTGGACCTGCTGCTGGACGACCTGCTCGCCGAGACCGCCGACGTCGACGCGATGGTCGCCCCGCTCGACGACGTGGGCATCGCCCGGCCCACGCCCGCGGCCGGCTGGACCGTCCGCGACCAGGTCACGCACCTCGCCTTCTTCGACGAGGCCGCGACCCGGGCGGCCGTCGATCCCGGCGGCTTCCGGCAGGCCGCCGAGGCGCTGATGGCCGGCGGCGCGGACTTCCCCGACCGGGTCGCCGCGCAGCACGCGGAGCTGACGGCCGACGAGGTCCGGGCGTGGTTCACCCGAGCCCGGTCCGCGTTCGTCACGGCGTTCCGCGGACGCGACCCGCGCGCCCGGCTGCCCTGGTACGGCCCCGACATGAGCGTGGCCTCGTCGGTCACCGCGCGGATCATGGAGACCTGGGCCCACGGCCAGGACATCGCCGACACCCTCGGCGCACGGCGCGAGCCCACCGACCGGCTGCGCCACATCGCCCACCTCGGCGTGTCGACGACGGCGTTCTGCTTCCGGCTCCACGGCCGCCCGGTACCGGACGTCCCGATCCGCGTCGAGCTGCTCGCGCCGTCCGGTCCACTGTGGACCTGGGGTCCCGCCGACGCCGCCGACCGGGTCGAAGGCACCGCGCTCGACTTCTGCCTGACGGTCACCCAGCGCCGGCACGTCGACGACACCGCGCTGGTCGTGTCCGGCCCGGTGGCCCGGGAGTGGATCGGGATCGCCCAGGCGTTCGCCGGCGCCCCCGGGCCCGGCCGCGAGCGGGCGCGCGCATGA
- a CDS encoding acyclic terpene utilization AtuA family protein, whose product MSRPVRIANCSGFYGDRLAAAREMVDGGPIDVLTGDYLAELTMLILWKARRKDPGAGYAKTFLTQVEQVLGTCLDRGVRIVANAGGLNPPGLAAELTALAERLGLHPKIAYVDGDDLVDRLGELRAAGHDLAHLDTGRKLAEAGVEPVTANAYLGGWGIAEALGAGADVVVTGRVTDASLVVGPAAWWHGWAPTDFDAVAGAMAAGHVIECGPQATGGNYAFFEEVTDRRYPGFPIAEVEADGSSVITKHDGTGGLVSVGTVTAQLLYEIAEPAYAGPDAVAHFDTVRLEQAGPDRVRISGTLGSPPGDRLKVALNHDGGYRNTMTLVLTGTRIEEKAEWAERQLFELLGGKERFAEVDVTLLRFDHPDAPVNAGATAHLRITVKDPDRAKVGRRFSNTTMELALGGYPGFHTTTPPSAESGFGVYWPALVPAAEVQHRVTLPDGTRRVIPHPPSGPPRTLAPAAEPGVVVTGPVRNVPLGTVAGARSGDKGGNANVGFWTRTDAEYGWLRHYLDESRFRALLPEAAGLEIRRFELPDLRALNFVVVGLLGAGVAASARPDPQAKGLGEYLRSRTVEVPETLLGAGGR is encoded by the coding sequence ATGAGCCGCCCGGTCCGGATCGCGAACTGCTCCGGCTTCTACGGCGACCGCCTCGCGGCCGCGCGGGAAATGGTCGACGGCGGCCCGATCGACGTCCTCACCGGCGACTACCTCGCCGAGCTGACCATGCTGATCCTCTGGAAGGCCCGCCGCAAGGACCCGGGCGCCGGCTACGCGAAGACGTTCCTCACCCAGGTCGAGCAGGTGCTGGGCACCTGCCTGGACCGCGGCGTCCGGATCGTGGCCAACGCCGGCGGCCTGAACCCGCCGGGGCTGGCCGCCGAGCTCACCGCGCTCGCCGAGCGGCTGGGCCTGCACCCGAAGATCGCGTACGTCGACGGCGACGACCTGGTCGACCGGCTCGGCGAGCTGCGGGCGGCCGGGCACGACCTGGCCCACCTCGACACCGGGCGCAAGCTCGCCGAGGCCGGCGTCGAACCGGTGACCGCCAACGCCTACCTCGGTGGCTGGGGCATCGCCGAAGCACTGGGCGCCGGGGCCGACGTCGTCGTCACCGGCCGCGTCACGGACGCGTCCCTGGTGGTCGGCCCGGCGGCCTGGTGGCACGGCTGGGCGCCCACGGACTTCGACGCGGTCGCGGGCGCGATGGCCGCGGGACACGTGATCGAGTGCGGCCCGCAGGCCACCGGCGGCAACTACGCCTTCTTCGAAGAGGTCACCGACCGGCGGTACCCCGGCTTCCCGATCGCCGAGGTCGAAGCCGACGGGTCGAGCGTGATCACCAAGCACGACGGCACCGGCGGCCTGGTCTCGGTGGGCACGGTCACCGCCCAGCTGCTGTACGAGATCGCCGAACCGGCCTACGCCGGCCCCGACGCGGTCGCCCACTTCGACACCGTGCGACTCGAGCAGGCCGGCCCCGACCGGGTCCGGATCAGCGGCACGCTGGGCAGTCCGCCCGGAGATCGGCTGAAGGTGGCCCTCAACCACGACGGCGGCTACCGCAACACCATGACGCTGGTGCTCACCGGCACCCGGATCGAGGAGAAGGCCGAGTGGGCCGAGCGGCAGCTGTTCGAGCTGCTCGGCGGCAAGGAGCGGTTCGCCGAGGTCGACGTGACCCTCCTGCGGTTCGACCACCCGGACGCGCCGGTGAACGCCGGAGCCACCGCCCACCTGCGGATCACGGTCAAGGACCCGGACCGGGCCAAGGTGGGCCGCCGCTTCTCGAACACGACGATGGAACTGGCGCTCGGCGGCTACCCGGGTTTCCACACGACGACCCCGCCGTCCGCGGAGAGCGGGTTCGGCGTCTACTGGCCGGCCCTGGTCCCGGCGGCGGAGGTTCAGCACCGGGTGACGTTGCCCGACGGCACCCGGCGGGTGATCCCGCACCCGCCGTCCGGTCCACCGCGCACGCTCGCCCCGGCGGCCGAGCCGGGGGTGGTGGTCACCGGACCGGTCCGGAACGTGCCCCTGGGTACGGTGGCGGGCGCGCGTTCCGGCGACAAGGGGGGCAACGCGAACGTCGGCTTCTGGACTCGCACCGACGCGGAATACGGGTGGCTTCGGCACTATCTCGACGAAAGCCGGTTTCGGGCGTTGCTGCCGGAAGCGGCCGGCCTGGAGATCCGGCGCTTCGAGCTGCCTGACCTGCGTGCGCTCAACTTCGTGGTGGTCGGGCTTCTCGGCGCGGGGGTGGCCGCGTCGGCTCGCCCCGATCCGCAGGCCAAGGGGCTCGGTGAATACCTCCGCAGCCGGACCGTCGAGGTGCCGGAGACGCTGCTCGGTGCGGGTGGTCGGTAG
- a CDS encoding alpha/beta hydrolase translates to MTVEWGTPAGRAELAVLAVHGRDQDPAFMRATARRLGPAPVRFFAPEADGNTWYPLSFLEPIERNQPALDRSLRVVDACLDRLAQDGFAPGRVVLWGFSQGACLLAHSVLTRPRPVAGLVLFTGGYIGSAPLPPPDGGVLHGVPAVVRSIEDDPWVPRHRVEETAELLRRAGAEVDLRIDPGTEHVITDEACATATKLLTTAAAHASGGPGRRW, encoded by the coding sequence GTGACGGTCGAATGGGGCACGCCGGCCGGCCGCGCCGAGCTGGCGGTGCTCGCCGTGCACGGCCGCGACCAGGACCCCGCGTTCATGCGGGCGACGGCTCGCCGACTGGGTCCGGCGCCGGTGCGGTTCTTCGCGCCGGAGGCCGACGGCAACACGTGGTATCCGCTGTCGTTCCTGGAGCCGATCGAGCGCAACCAGCCCGCGCTGGACCGGTCGTTGCGGGTCGTCGACGCGTGCCTCGACCGGCTCGCCCAGGACGGTTTCGCCCCGGGCCGCGTCGTGCTGTGGGGCTTCTCGCAGGGCGCGTGCCTGCTGGCGCACTCGGTGCTCACCCGGCCTCGTCCGGTGGCCGGGCTGGTGCTGTTCACCGGCGGCTACATCGGCAGCGCACCCTTGCCGCCGCCGGACGGCGGGGTCCTGCACGGAGTTCCGGCTGTGGTGCGGAGCATCGAGGACGACCCGTGGGTGCCGCGGCACCGCGTCGAAGAGACGGCCGAGCTGCTGCGACGGGCCGGGGCGGAGGTGGACCTGCGCATCGATCCGGGCACCGAGCACGTGATCACCGACGAAGCCTGCGCGACGGCGACGAAGTTGCTCACCACGGCGGCGGCGCACGCGTCGGGAGGCCCGGGCCGGCGGTGGTAG
- a CDS encoding acyl-CoA dehydrogenase family protein — MNQLHVSDEFDALMARLDAIAPLIEETAEEGEAAGRVPDETAAALRESGAFKVGIPRELGGYEFSPRQVIDTIARLSYADASVGWAFMAVQMVTGTTAAYLGPDAVADLYPDVGTGGHALIAGQGTKLGTAVRADGGHRVSGHWHFASGISMATHIHTAALCAETGEVLVFTLPKDRATLVDNWDVMGLRATSSHDYVCDDLFVPSSHTYGIATTETRHGGAIYRMGLANMAGICHTGWALGVGRRLLDELKALAAKKTGSPHATVDTQQFYAEYAEAEAKLRASRAWAMEVWADSEATLDRGELLDTEQETLTRLMLTTTTWSVHAVGQTVYKWAGTAALRHGVLQRFFRDLHAGTQHVTSGPVVLQNCGKLLSGLAPGAHWVFLDLREAP, encoded by the coding sequence GTGAACCAGCTGCACGTCAGCGACGAGTTCGACGCTCTCATGGCCCGGCTCGACGCGATCGCGCCGCTCATCGAGGAAACCGCCGAAGAGGGCGAAGCGGCCGGCCGCGTGCCCGACGAGACGGCCGCGGCCCTGCGCGAAAGCGGGGCGTTCAAGGTCGGCATCCCCCGGGAGCTCGGCGGCTACGAGTTCTCACCGCGGCAGGTGATCGACACGATCGCCCGGCTGTCCTATGCGGACGCTTCCGTCGGCTGGGCCTTCATGGCCGTGCAGATGGTCACCGGGACGACGGCCGCCTACCTCGGCCCGGACGCCGTCGCGGACCTGTACCCCGACGTCGGCACCGGCGGCCACGCGCTGATCGCCGGCCAGGGCACCAAGCTCGGCACGGCGGTGCGGGCCGACGGCGGGCACCGCGTCAGCGGGCACTGGCACTTCGCGTCCGGGATCTCGATGGCGACGCACATCCACACCGCGGCGCTTTGCGCGGAGACCGGCGAGGTGCTCGTCTTCACGCTGCCCAAGGACCGGGCGACACTGGTCGACAACTGGGACGTCATGGGCCTGCGCGCGACCAGCAGCCACGACTACGTCTGCGACGACCTGTTCGTGCCGTCGAGCCACACGTACGGCATCGCGACCACCGAGACCCGTCACGGCGGCGCGATCTACCGCATGGGACTGGCGAACATGGCGGGCATCTGCCACACCGGGTGGGCGCTCGGCGTCGGCCGCCGGCTGCTCGACGAGCTGAAGGCGTTGGCCGCCAAGAAGACCGGCAGTCCGCACGCGACCGTCGACACGCAGCAGTTCTACGCGGAATACGCCGAGGCGGAGGCGAAGCTGCGCGCGTCGCGGGCGTGGGCGATGGAGGTCTGGGCCGACAGCGAAGCCACTTTGGACCGCGGCGAGCTGCTGGACACCGAGCAGGAGACGCTGACGCGCCTGATGCTCACCACCACGACGTGGTCGGTGCACGCGGTGGGCCAGACGGTCTACAAGTGGGCGGGCACCGCGGCGCTGCGGCACGGCGTCCTGCAACGCTTCTTCCGCGACCTGCACGCCGGCACGCAGCACGTCACCTCCGGCCCGGTCGTGCTCCAGAACTGCGGCAAGCTGCTCAGCGGCCTCGCACCCGGCGCGCACTGGGTGTTCCTCGACCTGCGGGAAGCACCGTGA